A part of Desulfobacter sp. genomic DNA contains:
- a CDS encoding AAA family ATPase encodes MKILKLRFKNINSLKGEWSIDFRDPAFAGHGLFAITGPTGAGKTSILDALCLGLYHQTPRLQVSSGANELMTRHTGDCLAEVEFEVQGQTYRAFWAQRRANLKPDGRLQPPQVELAKGDGTIIASQTKEKMRQVKAITGLDFGRFTKSILLAQGGFAAFLNANANERAELLEELTGTEIYGELSRAVFERTKSEKIPLDMLQAKAGVVELLTGDDLERLAEEVEAFRVREEDLKKEQDLVLSHRAWLDRKAELEKEVLDVARRVEAAEHALEAGQTELQRLDNALPALEIKPLFDRLADALGDRQENAKDLADAAQTLETLQSRLIRLDREWEAAGKALDAAREEREKNETLITEEVLPLDQQIEGARQEAGRLEDLYNELKNQATGLEKTCKEIEGRGHAARAALDRYGTYLAANSTHKHLGEILPLAKTLFERRARLAVVLKKADEAQAANAESQQAVENTLEKNGKDRAACDAGLQKLADAAAGLARETEALLDGRDPGELDRAYRALAGAAPLRADLKSLARQYEKERATLDRVRNEEALLKVRLEKEMAEVEKLTGIRKEIRTHLEELDRTLVLEERIASLSQHRERLQKGAACPLCGATEHPAIEAYGRIDPSGTQARKKKRAEELEQTQRDLDKASRVLADTRAGLESRGRDTADMEKSLAAVVSDWNRLGEKLGTGLNIGHGEAVREWINGREEAFINLEKALKELNRLERERQAGQERMDRGREMRQVLIHDRAMAEKEKEQLGLAADEIRRQKEAAAGEIQDAEAQLAQSLRGMALPEIGGQDEWLRAHGELWDAYQRAVADRDKAKETLAAVREEEGPAAKELDLVRGQAEAVKEKKAAGRAVLDRLTRERLARFGDRVVAREREKFANAVKAAEKALNHAIGARNRAGDEVNRLAGKKDSLEKAGKALGEREKEAARAWRDGLAGSSFDTETDFKAALLDKTERERLEGLKQGLTKEMDAALATQARAASDLEKHRALALTLKSREELAAEAKALDAAIKELVRSQGEIGEKIRQDKARRKAQAELFEQVDRQKDIYDNWMRLSGLIGSRDGDKFRKFAQGLTLDHLLYLANKRLERLQGRYLLCQKKDEVLGLEVVDTWQADTVRDTKTLSGGESFLVSLSLALALSDLVSSRTSIDSLFLDEGFGTLDPETLDVALDALDSLNAGGKMIGVISHVEAMKERIAVRIEVSPRTGMGVSRLDERFERKAS; translated from the coding sequence ATGAAAATTCTGAAACTCAGGTTTAAGAATATCAACTCCCTGAAGGGGGAATGGTCCATTGATTTCCGGGACCCGGCATTCGCCGGCCACGGCCTCTTTGCCATCACCGGGCCGACGGGGGCGGGAAAGACCTCCATTCTGGACGCCCTCTGCCTGGGCCTTTACCACCAGACGCCCCGGCTCCAGGTTTCTTCCGGCGCCAATGAGCTGATGACCCGGCACACCGGGGACTGCCTGGCCGAGGTGGAGTTTGAGGTGCAGGGCCAGACTTACCGGGCTTTCTGGGCCCAGCGCCGGGCAAATCTCAAGCCCGACGGCAGGCTCCAGCCCCCCCAGGTGGAACTGGCAAAGGGGGACGGCACCATTATCGCTTCACAGACCAAGGAAAAAATGCGTCAGGTAAAGGCGATCACCGGGCTGGATTTCGGCCGGTTTACCAAATCCATTCTTCTGGCCCAGGGGGGATTCGCCGCTTTTTTAAATGCCAATGCCAATGAACGGGCTGAGTTGCTGGAGGAACTCACAGGCACGGAAATTTACGGCGAGCTTTCCCGGGCAGTGTTTGAACGGACCAAGTCGGAAAAGATCCCGTTGGATATGCTCCAGGCCAAGGCCGGGGTGGTGGAACTGCTCACGGGGGATGACCTGGAGCGACTGGCTGAGGAGGTTGAGGCATTCAGGGTGCGGGAGGAGGACCTGAAAAAGGAACAGGACCTGGTTCTTAGCCATCGGGCCTGGCTGGACCGGAAGGCGGAGCTGGAAAAAGAGGTGCTGGATGTCGCCCGGCGGGTCGAGGCGGCGGAGCATGCCCTTGAAGCGGGCCAGACCGAACTGCAGCGCCTGGACAATGCCCTGCCTGCCCTTGAAATCAAACCCTTGTTCGACCGGTTGGCGGATGCCCTGGGGGACCGGCAGGAAAATGCTAAGGATCTGGCTGACGCCGCCCAGACCCTGGAAACCCTGCAGAGCCGGTTGATACGGCTGGACAGGGAATGGGAAGCCGCCGGGAAAGCCCTGGATGCGGCAAGGGAGGAAAGGGAAAAAAACGAAACCCTGATCACGGAAGAGGTGCTTCCCCTGGACCAGCAGATTGAAGGCGCACGGCAGGAGGCCGGCAGGCTGGAAGATCTGTATAACGAGTTGAAGAACCAGGCGACCGGCCTGGAAAAAACCTGCAAGGAGATTGAGGGAAGGGGCCATGCCGCAAGGGCGGCATTGGACCGGTATGGCACTTACCTGGCGGCCAACAGCACCCATAAACATCTGGGGGAAATTCTGCCCCTGGCGAAAACGCTTTTTGAAAGGCGGGCCCGGCTGGCCGTGGTTTTAAAAAAGGCCGATGAAGCCCAAGCCGCGAATGCCGAGTCCCAACAGGCGGTTGAAAATACCCTGGAGAAAAACGGGAAAGACCGGGCGGCCTGTGACGCAGGGCTGCAGAAATTGGCCGATGCTGCCGCCGGCCTGGCCCGGGAGACGGAGGCGCTTCTGGACGGCCGCGACCCCGGGGAACTGGACCGGGCATACAGGGCGCTTGCCGGCGCCGCTCCCCTGCGGGCGGATCTCAAATCCCTGGCCCGGCAGTACGAAAAGGAGAGGGCAACGCTGGACCGGGTGAGAAATGAAGAGGCCCTTTTAAAGGTCCGCCTGGAAAAAGAAATGGCTGAGGTGGAAAAACTGACAGGCATACGTAAAGAGATCCGGACCCACCTGGAAGAATTGGACCGGACCCTGGTGCTTGAAGAGCGCATCGCAAGCCTTTCCCAGCACAGGGAGCGGCTGCAAAAAGGTGCGGCCTGTCCCCTTTGCGGAGCCACGGAGCATCCGGCCATTGAGGCCTACGGACGGATTGACCCCTCCGGAACCCAGGCGCGGAAGAAGAAACGGGCAGAAGAACTGGAACAGACCCAAAGAGACCTGGACAAGGCCTCCCGGGTACTGGCCGACACCCGGGCCGGCCTGGAAAGCAGGGGACGGGACACGGCGGATATGGAAAAAAGCCTGGCCGCTGTTGTCAGCGACTGGAACCGCCTAGGTGAAAAACTGGGGACCGGCCTGAACATAGGCCACGGGGAAGCGGTAAGGGAATGGATCAATGGCCGGGAAGAGGCCTTTATCAACCTGGAAAAAGCCCTGAAGGAACTCAACCGCCTGGAGCGGGAGCGGCAGGCCGGCCAGGAGCGGATGGACAGGGGCAGGGAGATGCGGCAAGTGCTGATCCATGACCGGGCCATGGCGGAAAAGGAGAAAGAGCAGCTGGGCCTGGCGGCAGATGAGATCCGCCGGCAGAAAGAGGCGGCAGCCGGGGAAATCCAAGATGCCGAGGCGCAGCTGGCCCAGAGCCTTCGGGGAATGGCCTTGCCGGAGATCGGCGGCCAGGACGAGTGGCTCCGGGCCCACGGGGAATTATGGGACGCCTATCAAAGGGCAGTGGCGGACCGGGACAAGGCAAAGGAAACCCTGGCGGCTGTCCGGGAGGAAGAGGGGCCGGCTGCAAAGGAATTGGATCTGGTCCGGGGGCAGGCTGAGGCGGTAAAAGAAAAAAAAGCGGCCGGCCGGGCTGTTCTGGACAGGCTGACCCGGGAGCGTTTGGCACGTTTCGGTGATCGGGTGGTGGCCCGGGAGCGGGAAAAATTCGCCAATGCGGTGAAGGCGGCTGAAAAGGCTCTCAACCATGCCATTGGGGCCCGGAACCGGGCAGGGGATGAGGTGAACCGTCTGGCTGGGAAAAAAGACTCACTGGAAAAGGCCGGCAAGGCCCTTGGGGAACGGGAAAAAGAGGCGGCCCGGGCCTGGCGCGACGGACTGGCCGGATCCAGCTTTGACACTGAGACGGATTTCAAGGCTGCACTTTTGGATAAAACCGAGCGGGAGCGGCTTGAGGGCCTGAAGCAGGGGCTGACCAAGGAGATGGATGCCGCCCTGGCCACCCAGGCCCGTGCGGCATCGGATCTTGAAAAACACAGGGCCCTGGCCCTGACACTAAAATCCAGGGAAGAACTGGCGGCCGAGGCAAAGGCATTGGATGCCGCCATCAAGGAACTGGTGCGCAGCCAGGGTGAAATCGGGGAAAAGATCCGCCAGGATAAGGCCAGGCGGAAAGCCCAGGCCGAATTGTTCGAACAGGTCGACCGGCAGAAGGACATTTACGATAACTGGATGCGGCTTTCCGGCCTCATCGGGTCCAGGGACGGGGACAAATTCAGGAAATTCGCCCAGGGGCTGACCCTGGATCATCTGTTATATCTTGCCAATAAACGGCTGGAACGCCTGCAGGGGCGGTATCTGCTGTGCCAGAAAAAGGACGAGGTTCTGGGCCTGGAGGTGGTGGACACCTGGCAGGCCGATACGGTGCGGGATACCAAAACCCTTTCCGGCGGAGAGAGCTTCCTGGTGAGTCTTTCCCTGGCTTTGGCATTGTCAGACCTGGTCTCCAGCCGGACCTCCATTGATTCCCTGTTTCTGGATGAGGGCTTCGGAACCCTGGATCCTGAAACCCTGGATGTGGCATTGGATGCCCTGGACAGCCTCAATGCCGGGGGCAAGATGATCGGGGTGATCTCCCATGTGGAAGCCATGAAGGAGCGGATTGCCGTGCGCATTGAAGTCAGCCCCCGGACCGGTATGGGGGTGAGCCGGCTGGATGAACGATTTGAAAGGAAGGCCTCGTGA
- a CDS encoding MFS transporter codes for MSPRERGLIIGSALLALFLGALDALVMSAAMPTIIAELGGLSLYAWVYSAYFLARAVSLPVFGKLSDLFSAKSLMMTAIVIFSGASFAAGLSPSMGFLVGARVFQGIGAGGIFALVYVVLSDVALPGQRGKTLSLASSVWGISSVIGPTLGGFIVTYFSWPWIFYINLPMGVLSMAGIGFFFREFREKPGRADLDWAGITCFSGAVLAGLTLIMTGGREVPWGSPLGIFLAAAAVTLGGGFILAEGRAKDPFLDFRFFRYPGFALGNAVTLGASFSMFSLFAYAPLFLQGAMARTPMVVGYAMLSLSLGWSLGGLILGRMVESVGLKKANITGCLLMAAGTGLCLTFHRDTHLLYCFFVFMVVGLGMGYITLSSLLISQNSVPPKDLGVATSLHQFARTLGGTIGVGICGGVVTFRLFRGIENGGAGLSAEMAGRLKESMTHLFQPEFRALLPESTLELLQNAVLDGVWAAFAVTAAVSVLGLCLSLLLPSEKAGSGGR; via the coding sequence ATGAGTCCAAGGGAACGCGGGCTGATTATCGGGTCGGCCCTCCTGGCTCTCTTTCTCGGAGCGCTGGATGCCCTGGTCATGTCTGCGGCCATGCCCACCATCATTGCAGAATTAGGGGGGCTCTCCCTCTATGCCTGGGTCTATTCTGCGTATTTTCTGGCCCGGGCGGTCTCCCTGCCGGTATTCGGCAAACTCTCCGACCTTTTTTCGGCCAAATCCCTGATGATGACGGCCATTGTAATCTTTTCCGGTGCCTCATTTGCCGCCGGGCTGTCGCCTTCCATGGGATTCCTGGTGGGGGCCCGGGTATTCCAGGGCATCGGAGCCGGGGGGATTTTCGCCCTGGTTTATGTGGTGCTTTCCGATGTGGCCCTGCCCGGACAGCGGGGCAAGACCCTCTCTCTGGCAAGTTCCGTCTGGGGCATATCCTCGGTGATCGGCCCCACCCTGGGGGGATTCATCGTGACCTATTTTTCCTGGCCCTGGATATTTTATATCAATCTGCCCATGGGGGTGCTTTCCATGGCCGGCATCGGTTTTTTCTTCAGGGAATTCCGGGAAAAACCGGGTCGGGCCGACCTGGACTGGGCTGGAATTACCTGTTTTTCCGGGGCGGTGCTGGCCGGGCTTACCCTGATCATGACAGGGGGGAGGGAAGTGCCCTGGGGATCGCCCCTGGGTATCTTTCTGGCGGCGGCTGCCGTGACGCTTGGGGGCGGATTCATCCTGGCCGAAGGCCGGGCAAAGGATCCTTTCCTGGATTTCCGTTTCTTCAGGTATCCGGGATTTGCCCTGGGCAACGCCGTGACGCTTGGGGCCAGTTTTTCCATGTTTTCCCTGTTTGCCTATGCCCCGTTATTTCTCCAGGGCGCCATGGCCCGCACCCCCATGGTGGTGGGCTATGCCATGCTTTCCTTGAGCCTGGGATGGTCCCTGGGCGGCCTGATCCTGGGGCGGATGGTGGAATCCGTGGGCCTGAAAAAGGCCAATATCACCGGCTGTCTTCTCATGGCCGCGGGCACGGGGCTCTGTCTGACCTTCCACCGTGACACCCACCTGCTTTACTGCTTTTTCGTGTTTATGGTTGTCGGCCTGGGCATGGGCTATATCACCCTTTCCTCCCTGCTTATCTCCCAGAACAGCGTGCCGCCAAAGGATCTGGGCGTGGCCACTTCCCTGCACCAGTTCGCCCGGACCCTGGGGGGGACCATCGGTGTCGGGATTTGCGGAGGGGTTGTTACCTTCCGGTTGTTCCGCGGCATTGAGAATGGCGGCGCCGGCCTTTCCGCTGAAATGGCCGGCCGGCTAAAGGAGAGCATGACCCATCTTTTCCAGCCGGAATTTCGGGCCCTGTTGCCGGAATCCACCCTTGAACTGCTTCAGAATGCAGTGCTGGACGGGGTATGGGCCGCCTTTGCCGTGACCGCGGCCGTCTCTGTCCTGGGGCTTTGCCTGAGTCTGTTGCTGCCCTCTGAAAAGGCTGGTTCCGGGGGGCGGTGA